The Yersinia intermedia genome window below encodes:
- the glmS gene encoding methylaspartate mutase subunit S, with translation MQNPTIVIGVIGADCHAVGNKVLDRVFTVHNFNVINLGVMVSQDEYIDAAIETGAQAIVISSIYGHGEVDCIGMRENCIERGIGEILLYVGGNLVIGKHAFSEIESKFKEMGFNRVFAPDTDLELVCSLMKGDIEHAMQSEAAAGGVQ, from the coding sequence ATGCAAAATCCAACAATTGTTATTGGCGTCATTGGTGCTGATTGCCATGCTGTTGGTAATAAGGTGCTAGACCGAGTGTTTACAGTGCACAACTTCAACGTCATCAATCTCGGAGTGATGGTGAGTCAAGATGAATATATTGATGCTGCCATTGAAACCGGTGCTCAGGCCATTGTCATCTCCTCTATCTATGGACACGGTGAAGTGGATTGTATTGGTATGCGTGAGAACTGCATTGAACGCGGAATTGGCGAAATATTGCTGTATGTCGGCGGAAATTTGGTTATTGGTAAACATGCCTTTTCAGAAATTGAGTCAAAATTCAAAGAGATGGGATTCAACCGCGTCTTCGCACCCGACACTGATCTGGAATTAGTCTGTTCTTTGATGAAAGGCGATATCGAACATGCTATGCAATCAGAAGCAGCGGCTGGGGGCGTGCAATGA
- a CDS encoding GHMP kinase has protein sequence MAEARCPASCGELIQGWIFGGEKLISCPINWFSTVSVTEGEPGWRERPRMRQMVRQVLAHFGEPAQYSENICIEFESTIPVAKGLASSTADIAAAAIATSRLLGKSLSDESLAKLCVALEPTDSTIFKDLTLFDHQTAQSHHPFTWRPGIDILLLESTQTLLTEEFHKRNRQPLLLKQATNLACAMQQFQQANDTQCHYRLGEATTLSATASQSMLPKPKFHQLLDIVEHSGIYGLNVAHSGSVIGLLFNHQQHDVDRLISTLHQQQIIKHYPHIHIVKMVAGGVR, from the coding sequence ATGGCTGAAGCCCGTTGCCCTGCCTCTTGTGGTGAACTGATCCAAGGGTGGATTTTTGGCGGAGAAAAACTTATCTCTTGCCCGATTAACTGGTTTAGCACCGTTTCAGTCACTGAAGGGGAACCGGGCTGGCGTGAACGACCGCGTATGCGCCAAATGGTCAGGCAAGTGTTAGCGCATTTTGGCGAGCCTGCGCAATACAGCGAGAATATATGTATTGAATTTGAATCCACTATTCCCGTGGCTAAAGGATTAGCCAGTAGCACCGCTGATATTGCCGCAGCGGCTATCGCGACCAGCCGCTTACTGGGCAAATCACTGAGTGACGAGTCACTGGCCAAACTCTGTGTAGCACTTGAACCCACCGACAGCACGATATTTAAAGATCTCACCCTTTTTGATCACCAGACCGCGCAAAGTCATCATCCCTTTACCTGGCGACCCGGCATCGACATTCTGCTGCTTGAAAGTACACAAACGCTGTTAACCGAAGAGTTCCATAAACGAAATCGCCAACCCTTATTACTTAAACAGGCAACCAATTTAGCCTGTGCTATGCAACAATTTCAGCAGGCTAACGACACCCAGTGCCACTATCGTTTGGGCGAAGCCACCACGCTAAGTGCCACCGCCAGTCAGTCAATGCTGCCTAAGCCTAAATTTCATCAATTACTGGATATCGTTGAGCACAGCGGAATCTATGGTTTGAACGTAGCCCATAGCGGCAGCGTTATCGGTTTGTTGTTCAATCATCAACAGCACGACGTAGACCGCCTTATCAGCACACTGCATCAACAACAGATAATTAAGCACTATCCACATATTCATATCGTCAAAATGGTGGCGGGTGGTGTACGTTGA
- the cobA gene encoding uroporphyrinogen-III C-methyltransferase, giving the protein MSKGKVLLVGAGPGDASLITVKGLLAIREAQVIVHDRLVNLELISQAPPHCQIINVGKTSNHHPVPQEQINQILVEHALAGKNVVRLKGGDPYVFGRGGEEAEALAHEEIPFEIIPGISSAIGGLAYAGIPVTHRHYASSFHVVTGHMCQGNEPQNWDVLAQLDGTLIVLMGMTRQEEICQRLIDGGKSPDTPAAAVMYASQQRQEIAKGTLTTLKDEIVRKKLHAPALLVIGHVVNLSDVLAFTARQIDISHEPLLQVI; this is encoded by the coding sequence ATGAGTAAAGGAAAAGTATTGTTAGTTGGCGCAGGGCCGGGGGATGCATCTCTAATCACTGTAAAAGGATTGCTAGCCATTCGTGAAGCACAAGTTATTGTGCATGACCGTCTGGTTAATCTTGAGTTAATTTCTCAAGCACCACCCCATTGCCAGATTATTAATGTCGGGAAAACCTCAAACCATCATCCAGTCCCGCAAGAGCAAATTAATCAAATCCTGGTTGAGCATGCCTTGGCGGGTAAAAATGTTGTTCGTCTTAAAGGGGGCGACCCTTATGTATTTGGCCGGGGCGGAGAAGAAGCCGAGGCACTTGCTCATGAAGAGATCCCTTTTGAAATTATTCCGGGTATCAGCTCCGCTATTGGCGGTTTAGCCTATGCCGGTATCCCCGTGACTCATCGTCACTACGCTTCCAGCTTTCATGTGGTTACCGGGCATATGTGTCAGGGAAATGAACCACAAAACTGGGATGTTTTGGCACAACTGGATGGGACGTTAATCGTATTAATGGGGATGACGCGACAAGAGGAGATCTGCCAACGCTTAATCGACGGAGGTAAATCCCCTGACACCCCCGCCGCCGCCGTGATGTATGCCAGTCAGCAACGACAAGAGATAGCGAAAGGAACACTGACCACGCTAAAAGATGAAATTGTACGCAAAAAATTACATGCCCCCGCGCTGTTAGTCATTGGTCATGTGGTCAATCTTAGTGATGTTCTGGCTTTTACTGCGCGCCAAATTGATATCAGTCATGAACCACTATTGCAGGTAATCTAA
- a CDS encoding LysR substrate-binding domain-containing protein codes for MRCKIPKTDLLVTFEAVAQYESYTRAAEKLALTQSAVFRQITALEELLNVSLFHHVRKRIFLNDAGRYYLGLVRDTLEQLERDTQSIMSYQSTQQVLELAVTPTFSTHWLIPNLSDFHEKHPEIVLNLVALTTPADFLNLKYDAAIMREDFCSPWAENEHLFEEELVPVCSRMLWRDDKKVMRAEQLMDEFTLLHQTTRLDSWHDWFTLSGVNSPKVRMGPRFDLLSMLISAVRSNLGVALLPRFAIHKDLENGDMVIPCDLPMSTGNHFVLTYKEGKRGLISLQKLSRWLHDKSKEEELKRTWGN; via the coding sequence ATGCGGTGTAAAATTCCTAAAACTGACTTATTAGTGACATTTGAAGCGGTTGCTCAATATGAAAGCTACACGCGAGCGGCAGAAAAGTTAGCATTAACACAAAGTGCTGTTTTTCGTCAAATCACAGCACTGGAGGAGCTACTTAATGTGTCATTATTCCACCATGTTCGTAAACGAATTTTCCTCAATGATGCGGGTCGTTATTATCTTGGCTTAGTCAGAGATACATTGGAGCAACTGGAAAGGGATACGCAAAGCATTATGTCTTACCAATCGACTCAGCAAGTGTTGGAGTTGGCGGTGACGCCAACATTTAGCACTCATTGGCTCATTCCAAACCTCAGTGACTTCCACGAGAAGCATCCTGAAATTGTCCTCAATTTAGTGGCGCTGACTACACCTGCTGATTTTCTGAATCTGAAATATGATGCGGCAATTATGCGTGAGGATTTCTGTAGCCCGTGGGCTGAAAATGAGCATTTGTTTGAAGAAGAACTGGTTCCTGTATGTAGCCGGATGTTATGGCGAGATGATAAAAAAGTGATGCGTGCGGAGCAGTTGATGGATGAATTTACGTTGCTTCATCAAACAACTCGTTTAGATTCGTGGCATGACTGGTTTACATTGTCGGGCGTTAATAGTCCTAAAGTACGGATGGGGCCGCGTTTTGATCTTTTATCAATGTTGATTTCTGCTGTGCGTTCCAATCTTGGTGTGGCTTTATTACCTCGGTTTGCGATTCACAAGGATTTGGAAAATGGCGATATGGTCATTCCATGTGATTTACCCATGAGCACTGGGAACCACTTTGTACTGACCTACAAAGAAGGTAAAAGAGGGCTGATAAGTTTGCAGAAATTAAGTCGTTGGCTCCATGATAAATCGAAGGAAGAAGAGCTAAAAAGAACATGGGGTAATTGA
- a CDS encoding fumarate hydratase, which produces MYKNDFFYQDLFPLSEDSTEYYLLTDKYVSTIEVDGNEVLKVEPEALTLVSQQAFHDASFFLRPAHQQQVAAILHDPQASENDKYVALQLLRNSEISAKGILPNCQDTGTSTIVAKKGQRVWTDTDDAQALSRGIYNTFRQDNLRYSQNAALDMYNEVNTGTNLPGQIDIFATSGMQYSFLFVNKGGGSANKAALYQETKAVLEPAKLKAFLIEKMKSLGTAACPPYHIAFVVGGTSAELTLKTAKLASTKYYDNLPGEGNAHGQAFRDKALEDDLLQASREFGLGAQFGGKYFAHDVRVIRLPRHGGSCPIGMAISCSSDRNIKAKINKNGIWLEKLERHPERYIPEDLRINNEGTVVNIDLNRPMDEIRQQLSLYPVSTRVSLNGPLIVARDIVHAKLQQRLEQNQPLPQYMKDHPVYYAGPAKKPDELVSGSMGPTTGGRMDPYVDLFQSQGGSLIMLAKGNRSQQVTESCHKHGGFYLGSIGGSAAILAQEYIESLECLEYPELGMEAVWKMEVRNFPAFILVDDKGNSFFDQIQMKACAGCQK; this is translated from the coding sequence ATGTATAAAAATGATTTTTTCTACCAAGATCTCTTCCCTCTTTCTGAGGACAGCACAGAATATTATTTATTAACAGATAAGTATGTTTCCACTATTGAGGTTGATGGCAACGAAGTATTAAAAGTTGAACCTGAAGCACTGACATTAGTCTCCCAGCAAGCTTTCCATGACGCTTCATTCTTCCTGCGCCCAGCACATCAGCAGCAAGTTGCCGCTATTTTGCATGATCCACAGGCGAGCGAAAACGACAAATATGTTGCACTGCAATTATTGAGAAATTCTGAGATTTCAGCTAAAGGTATTTTGCCGAACTGCCAGGATACGGGGACATCCACCATTGTGGCGAAAAAAGGCCAACGGGTTTGGACTGATACCGATGATGCCCAAGCACTATCACGCGGCATCTATAACACCTTCCGTCAGGATAATCTGCGCTACTCGCAAAATGCGGCGTTAGATATGTATAACGAAGTGAATACCGGTACCAATCTTCCTGGGCAAATCGATATTTTTGCTACTTCGGGTATGCAATATTCGTTCTTATTTGTGAATAAGGGCGGCGGTTCAGCCAATAAAGCGGCGCTTTATCAGGAAACAAAAGCGGTGTTGGAACCGGCAAAGCTCAAAGCATTTTTAATTGAGAAAATGAAGAGCCTGGGAACGGCTGCCTGTCCCCCTTATCATATTGCTTTTGTCGTCGGAGGCACCTCCGCTGAATTAACCTTGAAGACCGCCAAACTCGCCTCGACAAAATATTACGATAACTTACCTGGTGAGGGTAATGCACACGGCCAGGCTTTCCGTGATAAGGCACTGGAGGACGACCTGCTACAGGCTTCACGCGAATTTGGCTTAGGCGCTCAGTTTGGTGGCAAATATTTCGCTCATGATGTTCGGGTTATTCGCTTGCCGCGTCATGGTGGCTCTTGCCCGATAGGGATGGCTATTTCATGTTCTTCTGACCGAAATATTAAAGCCAAAATTAATAAAAATGGTATATGGCTGGAGAAATTAGAACGTCACCCTGAGCGATATATACCTGAAGATTTGCGGATTAATAATGAAGGGACCGTCGTTAACATTGATCTTAACCGCCCGATGGATGAAATTCGTCAACAGCTTTCACTTTACCCAGTATCCACCCGCGTATCACTCAATGGCCCGTTGATTGTTGCCCGCGATATTGTGCATGCCAAACTGCAACAGCGTTTGGAACAGAATCAGCCATTACCTCAATACATGAAAGATCACCCCGTCTATTATGCGGGACCTGCAAAAAAACCGGATGAATTGGTGTCCGGCTCGATGGGACCAACGACTGGAGGGCGCATGGATCCTTATGTCGATCTGTTCCAATCCCAGGGGGGCAGCTTAATCATGTTGGCAAAAGGCAATCGTAGCCAGCAGGTTACCGAATCATGCCATAAACACGGTGGTTTCTATTTGGGCAGTATCGGCGGTTCTGCGGCCATTCTGGCGCAGGAGTATATCGAAAGCCTGGAATGCCTCGAGTATCCCGAACTGGGAATGGAAGCGGTGTGGAAGATGGAAGTCAGGAATTTTCCGGCTTTCATATTAGTTGATGACAAAGGCAACTCATTCTTTGATCAAATTCAAATGAAGGCCTGTGCTGGCTGTCAGAAATAA
- the cobO gene encoding cob(I)yrinic acid a,c-diamide adenosyltransferase, producing MHEERYQQRQQHLKQQVEERVAAATKSGGIIMVFTGNGKGKSTAAFGTATRAVGHDMRVGALQFIKGDWECGERNLLERNGVEFHIMATGFTWDTQDKAADTQAARLVWEQGVRMLSDPGYHLVVLDELTYMLTYGYLSLDEVLAALKNRPAHQSVVITGRACHREIIALADTVSELRPVKHAFDHGIKAQKGIDW from the coding sequence ATGCATGAAGAACGGTATCAGCAGCGGCAGCAGCATCTTAAACAACAAGTAGAGGAGCGGGTTGCTGCCGCGACAAAAAGCGGCGGGATCATTATGGTATTTACCGGTAATGGTAAAGGGAAAAGTACCGCCGCATTTGGAACCGCAACCAGAGCCGTTGGCCATGATATGCGAGTAGGTGCGCTTCAGTTTATCAAGGGGGACTGGGAGTGTGGTGAACGTAACTTGCTAGAACGTAATGGGGTTGAGTTTCATATCATGGCAACCGGCTTTACCTGGGATACTCAAGATAAAGCGGCTGATACCCAAGCAGCCAGGCTGGTGTGGGAGCAGGGCGTGCGGATGTTATCTGACCCTGGTTACCATCTTGTGGTTTTGGATGAGCTCACTTATATGCTCACTTACGGTTATTTGAGCTTGGACGAGGTGTTGGCGGCGCTAAAAAATCGGCCGGCACATCAAAGTGTGGTCATCACCGGGCGAGCCTGCCACCGGGAAATTATTGCACTGGCAGATACAGTCAGTGAGTTACGGCCAGTGAAGCATGCATTTGATCATGGCATTAAGGCGCAGAAAGGTATTGATTGGTGA
- the ampH gene encoding D-alanyl-D-alanine-carboxypeptidase/endopeptidase AmpH: MDKRLLKHFTAPLLAAALFTIPLHSYAKTELLTSQVVDQYAEHIFYNSGAMGMALVVIDNNQVVNRSFGETKPGNNLRPRPDSLIRIASITKLMTSEVMVKLADDGTVKLTDPLRKYAPKGARVPAYNAKQPITLLNLASHTSGLPREQPGGPQKRPVFTWPTKDNRWQWMNQAKVTVPPGVKAAYSNLAYDLLADALSRASGKPYTSLLRDKITTPLGMKNTTLTPTAEQCNRLMVGVGSSRCENTLAAAGSGGIYSTPEDMQRWMQQFLASDNSARKSSAKREQALYFQRRDLVSLKGMDVAGQADALGLGWVYMAPNAELPGIMQKTGGGGGFITYMAMIPEKNIGVFIVVTRTQLTKFSNMSDGVNRLVAQLAKNS, translated from the coding sequence ATGGATAAAAGATTGTTGAAACATTTCACTGCCCCGCTACTGGCCGCTGCTCTATTCACTATTCCATTGCACAGCTATGCCAAGACAGAGCTTTTGACCTCACAAGTTGTTGATCAATATGCCGAACATATTTTCTATAACAGTGGTGCCATGGGGATGGCTCTGGTGGTTATTGATAACAATCAAGTGGTCAACCGCAGTTTTGGTGAAACCAAACCCGGTAACAATCTGCGTCCACGGCCAGACTCACTGATTCGTATTGCATCGATTACCAAGCTAATGACCAGCGAAGTGATGGTAAAACTGGCCGATGACGGCACAGTAAAATTGACCGACCCCCTGCGAAAATACGCCCCTAAGGGTGCGCGTGTTCCTGCTTATAATGCAAAACAACCCATTACCTTGCTAAATCTGGCCAGTCATACCAGTGGCTTGCCGCGCGAACAACCCGGTGGCCCGCAAAAAAGACCCGTGTTTACTTGGCCGACTAAAGATAACCGCTGGCAGTGGATGAATCAGGCCAAGGTTACCGTACCGCCAGGAGTAAAAGCGGCCTATTCCAATTTGGCCTACGACTTGTTGGCCGACGCACTATCACGGGCGTCAGGCAAGCCTTATACCAGTTTACTGCGTGATAAAATCACTACGCCACTGGGGATGAAAAATACCACCCTGACACCCACGGCGGAACAATGTAATCGCCTAATGGTAGGGGTAGGCAGCAGCCGTTGTGAAAACACCCTTGCGGCTGCCGGAAGTGGTGGGATTTACTCAACGCCAGAAGATATGCAGCGCTGGATGCAGCAATTCTTAGCTTCGGATAACAGCGCGCGCAAAAGCTCTGCAAAACGCGAACAAGCGCTCTATTTCCAACGCCGTGATTTGGTGTCATTAAAAGGTATGGATGTTGCCGGTCAGGCAGATGCGTTGGGATTAGGCTGGGTCTACATGGCACCCAATGCGGAACTACCGGGGATTATGCAAAAAACCGGTGGCGGCGGTGGATTTATTACCTATATGGCGATGATTCCAGAAAAGAACATTGGGGTTTTTATCGTGGTCACCCGTACCCAACTGACTAAGTTTAGCAATATGAGTGATGGCGTGAATCGATTAGTCGCTCAATTGGCGAAGAATAGCTAA